A window of the Listeria swaminathanii genome harbors these coding sequences:
- the lplA2 gene encoding lipoate protein ligase LplA2 — MIYLDNEDVLDQAYNFAMEEYALRSLDENETYFMFYRMKPTIIVGKNQNTLEEINHGFVKEHNIDVLRRLSGGGAVYNDEGNISFSMITKDDGNSFQNFAKFTEPVIRALQNLGVNAKLSGRNDIEVDGKKISGNAQFATKGRLYSHGTLLFDVDLSMLEKALQVDPQKYLSKGVKSVRSRVTTIREHLANDMDILAFKQILLESIFETTDIPHYTFTEADKRGIEKLRAERYRNWDWTYGKSPKATIKRKKRFPAGTIEFQLALQKGQVKEATIYGDFFGTEDVCELVEKLIGCRFEREEMDKAWADVGTKAYFGNIEKEAILAMLFE, encoded by the coding sequence GTGATTTATTTAGATAATGAAGATGTGCTCGATCAAGCGTACAACTTTGCAATGGAAGAATATGCGCTTCGTTCTTTAGACGAAAATGAAACGTATTTTATGTTTTATCGGATGAAGCCGACGATTATTGTGGGTAAAAATCAAAACACGCTAGAAGAAATCAATCATGGCTTTGTGAAAGAACATAATATCGATGTTTTGCGCCGTTTATCAGGTGGCGGGGCGGTTTACAATGACGAAGGTAACATTAGTTTTAGCATGATTACAAAAGATGACGGAAATAGCTTTCAAAATTTCGCGAAGTTCACCGAGCCAGTGATTCGCGCGCTTCAAAATCTTGGGGTAAATGCAAAGCTTAGCGGCCGAAATGATATTGAAGTGGACGGCAAAAAAATCAGCGGCAATGCCCAATTTGCAACAAAAGGTCGACTTTATAGCCACGGGACTTTGCTATTTGATGTGGATTTGTCGATGCTTGAAAAAGCACTACAAGTCGATCCGCAGAAATATTTATCGAAAGGTGTTAAATCTGTACGCAGCCGAGTAACGACCATTCGTGAACATCTAGCGAACGATATGGATATTCTGGCGTTCAAGCAAATTTTGCTAGAATCTATATTTGAAACGACTGATATACCACATTATACATTTACTGAAGCAGACAAACGCGGCATCGAGAAATTGCGTGCTGAGCGGTACAGGAATTGGGACTGGACTTACGGGAAATCGCCGAAAGCAACAATAAAACGCAAAAAAAGATTTCCAGCAGGAACCATTGAATTCCAACTAGCACTGCAAAAAGGCCAAGTGAAGGAAGCGACGATTTATGGCGACTTTTTCGGCACAGAAGATGTTTGTGAGCTCGTCGAAAAATTAATCGGTTGCCGTTTTGAACGCGAGGAAATGGATAAAGCCTGGGCAGACGTCGGTACTAAAGCTTACTTCGGCAACATAGAAAAAGAAGCGATTTTAGCGATGTTATTTGAATAA
- a CDS encoding GntR family transcriptional regulator has translation MTTKRKETRESVCYREIKKKIRNGELKPGDRLIENTLSQQLEISRTPIRKAIGMLAADGYVEYNDFRGAFVRDSIINKERYFEMTEIIGLFLKQAIQKIRTKKITFNKMRVVAKLVEIEREEAPTDPSTYFEYEKWFVSDLLTYMKNNYYLKISDDFFNNIQEFGDEEVIKIAQNACVKTVANIQRFIDALEEEDYDQCMALIDQVIDAHVLVAYR, from the coding sequence ATGACAACCAAACGCAAAGAGACGAGAGAAAGTGTTTGTTATCGGGAAATTAAAAAGAAGATTAGAAACGGGGAACTAAAGCCAGGCGATCGATTAATTGAAAATACGCTATCACAACAATTAGAAATTAGCCGTACACCAATTCGAAAAGCAATCGGAATGCTTGCTGCAGATGGCTACGTCGAATACAATGATTTTCGCGGGGCGTTTGTGCGAGATAGTATTATAAATAAAGAACGTTACTTTGAAATGACAGAAATTATTGGTTTGTTTCTAAAACAAGCCATTCAAAAAATCCGTACGAAAAAAATCACCTTCAACAAAATGCGTGTCGTTGCTAAATTAGTTGAAATTGAACGGGAAGAAGCCCCAACCGACCCATCTACTTACTTTGAGTATGAAAAATGGTTCGTAAGTGATTTGTTAACGTATATGAAAAATAATTACTATTTAAAAATTAGCGATGATTTTTTCAATAATATTCAAGAGTTTGGTGACGAGGAAGTCATTAAAATTGCGCAAAATGCCTGTGTTAAAACAGTTGCTAACATTCAACGTTTTATCGATGCATTAGAAGAAGAAGATTATGACCAGTGCATGGCGCTTATTGATCAAGTCATTGACGCCCACGTATTAGTCGCTTATCGTTAA
- a CDS encoding NADPH:quinone oxidoreductase family protein produces MKSFQALFIEKEADNTSLHFRETTLDNLPENEVTIEVHYSGINYKDGLAVLPDGKIVSEYPFIPGIDASGIVVESKSDRFQVGDEVIVTSYDFGVSYFGGYSEFIRVPAEWVVPLPDGLSLKEAMILGTAGFTAALSVDALEFSGVTPDAGKIAVSGATGGVGSLSSAILAKRGFSVVASSGKSDAKEFLETFGVTEVVPREAFQPEKVRALDKQLYAGAIDCVGGKPLAYLLTAVQYGGAVTTCGMSAGGKLDTTVFPFILRGIQLFGIDSVLCPMPKRERIWGRLATDFKLDNLESLATEVSFSELPEALHRVMNGGVTGRYLVKIK; encoded by the coding sequence ATGAAATCATTTCAAGCACTTTTCATTGAAAAAGAAGCAGATAATACTTCCCTTCATTTTAGAGAAACTACTTTAGATAACCTACCGGAAAATGAAGTAACGATTGAAGTACACTATTCTGGTATTAATTACAAAGATGGGCTGGCAGTTCTTCCTGATGGGAAAATTGTGAGCGAATATCCTTTTATTCCTGGTATTGATGCGAGCGGTATCGTGGTCGAATCAAAATCTGACCGTTTTCAAGTTGGCGACGAAGTGATTGTCACTAGCTATGATTTTGGTGTGAGCTATTTTGGTGGTTATAGTGAGTTTATTCGCGTACCGGCTGAATGGGTTGTTCCTTTGCCAGATGGTTTATCGTTGAAGGAAGCGATGATACTTGGTACAGCAGGCTTTACAGCGGCGCTCTCGGTGGATGCACTAGAATTTAGTGGCGTAACACCCGATGCGGGAAAAATTGCTGTAAGCGGCGCAACTGGCGGCGTAGGTAGTCTTAGCTCAGCCATCCTTGCCAAACGTGGATTTTCAGTTGTAGCGTCATCTGGTAAAAGTGATGCTAAGGAATTCTTAGAAACATTTGGCGTTACTGAAGTCGTTCCAAGAGAAGCTTTCCAACCCGAAAAAGTACGTGCGTTAGATAAACAACTATATGCCGGTGCGATTGATTGTGTTGGCGGCAAACCACTTGCTTATCTTCTAACCGCGGTGCAATATGGCGGTGCCGTAACGACTTGTGGCATGTCTGCTGGTGGAAAACTTGATACGACGGTCTTCCCATTCATTTTGCGAGGCATTCAATTGTTTGGTATTGATTCCGTTTTATGCCCGATGCCAAAAAGAGAACGAATCTGGGGACGACTTGCGACAGATTTCAAATTAGATAATCTAGAAAGTTTGGCAACAGAAGTATCGTTTTCCGAATTACCTGAAGCATTACACCGTGTAATGAATGGCGGCGTTACTGGTAGATATTTAGTGAAGATAAAATAA
- a CDS encoding diacylglycerol/lipid kinase family protein yields the protein MGKALLIVNPSSGKEKGKTYLGKTEAVLKKRYEEVEVRLTEKAGDATEFASWAAEQGFEAVIAMGGDGTLNETINGLAIHEKRPDFGFVPLGTVNDLARSVGIPLKPEKAIQALEKAIAVPMDVGRIGDQYFMNVLAIGMIAQAVDQVSVEQKTKFGSVAYFLEGLKAFNRNELLHFKIEYDEEVWEGEAALVVAGLTKSVGGMESWAPDAKIDDGYLHIIILTKLGLLDAANMIPQLIRGNLKNSDGVVYIKTKKLTIDASGEDLSINVDGDPGPGVPAEIEVLGSHLNILAPKKSTKKRFGPFILKK from the coding sequence ATGGGGAAGGCACTATTGATTGTGAATCCATCATCAGGCAAAGAAAAAGGAAAAACCTACCTAGGGAAAACAGAAGCAGTACTAAAAAAACGTTATGAAGAGGTAGAAGTTCGCCTCACTGAAAAAGCAGGAGATGCGACGGAATTTGCTTCTTGGGCTGCTGAACAAGGCTTTGAAGCTGTAATCGCAATGGGTGGCGACGGGACTTTAAACGAAACGATAAATGGTCTAGCTATTCATGAAAAACGACCTGATTTTGGCTTTGTTCCACTTGGGACAGTCAATGATTTGGCGCGCTCGGTTGGCATACCGCTAAAACCCGAAAAAGCAATCCAAGCATTAGAAAAAGCGATTGCAGTACCGATGGACGTTGGCCGAATTGGCGACCAATACTTTATGAACGTCCTAGCGATTGGTATGATTGCGCAAGCTGTAGACCAAGTTAGCGTCGAACAAAAAACCAAATTTGGCTCGGTAGCGTACTTTTTAGAAGGCTTAAAAGCATTTAACCGCAATGAGTTACTTCATTTTAAAATAGAATATGACGAAGAAGTTTGGGAAGGTGAAGCGGCACTTGTCGTGGCTGGCTTAACGAAATCAGTCGGCGGGATGGAATCGTGGGCACCGGACGCAAAAATTGACGACGGGTACCTCCATATTATTATTCTAACCAAGCTGGGTCTACTTGATGCAGCCAACATGATTCCGCAATTAATCCGCGGTAATTTGAAAAACAGTGACGGGGTCGTTTATATTAAAACGAAAAAACTAACCATCGATGCGAGCGGAGAAGATTTAAGCATCAATGTTGACGGCGATCCAGGACCGGGCGTTCCCGCAGAAATCGAAGTCCTTGGCAGTCATTTAAATATCCTTGCACCTAAAAAAAGCACCAAGAAGCGTTTCGGTCCATTCATACTGAAAAAGTAA
- a CDS encoding ROK family protein — protein MTILAFDLGGTAVKFGVLTTAGEILEKGKFKTPDNLDELMQLLVDVKTKYDYPFQGAAFSCPGAVNNETGIIGGASAIPYIHNFPFRQLLEEKLALPVTMENDANCAALAEVWIGAAKDKQDIIFMILGSGVGGAVIRGGKVHHGANLHGGEFGYMLMDRDGHTLSELGTVVNAAARIAERLEVPADTIDGLRAFELRAEGNTIAEEELDTMFYYLARSIFNLQYALDPELVIIGGGVSERADFIDELTRYVAKVKASVPIATISPTVVGCHFGNDANLIGATAFHLA, from the coding sequence ATGACGATACTTGCGTTTGATTTAGGTGGAACAGCAGTAAAGTTTGGCGTGTTAACAACAGCTGGAGAAATACTTGAAAAAGGTAAATTCAAAACCCCGGATAATTTGGATGAGCTGATGCAACTTCTTGTAGATGTAAAAACTAAGTATGACTATCCGTTTCAAGGTGCTGCTTTTAGTTGTCCTGGTGCGGTTAATAATGAAACCGGCATCATTGGTGGTGCGAGCGCGATTCCTTATATACATAACTTTCCTTTTAGACAATTGCTTGAAGAAAAATTGGCGCTTCCGGTTACGATGGAAAATGATGCCAACTGTGCGGCCTTGGCAGAGGTTTGGATTGGTGCGGCGAAAGATAAACAAGATATTATTTTTATGATTCTTGGAAGTGGTGTTGGTGGTGCGGTTATTCGCGGTGGCAAGGTGCATCACGGGGCCAATTTGCATGGTGGTGAGTTTGGTTATATGTTGATGGATCGTGACGGACATACGCTTAGTGAGCTTGGTACGGTCGTGAATGCTGCGGCGAGGATTGCTGAGCGTTTAGAGGTTCCAGCAGATACGATTGATGGACTTCGCGCTTTTGAATTACGTGCAGAAGGAAATACCATCGCGGAGGAAGAATTGGATACAATGTTTTATTATCTTGCTCGGAGTATTTTCAATTTACAGTATGCGCTGGATCCCGAACTGGTTATCATTGGTGGCGGTGTGAGTGAACGGGCGGATTTTATTGATGAGTTAACTCGTTATGTGGCGAAAGTCAAAGCGAGTGTTCCCATTGCGACTATTAGTCCTACTGTTGTTGGCTGTCACTTTGGAAATGATGCAAATTTGATTGGAGCAACTGCATTTCATTTAGCGTAA
- a CDS encoding Lmo0779 family protein, whose translation MVWDATNIFLFAANILTILYILYNDAVIPLWKGKTVLSIKLRSRGRWDGYIFVGIIVLLFVSNTFFREGPFSTSVLLGIMGVLFIYICFFRSSKAVFKESGLFYALLFFPYAKIERMNLSEDGVLVIETNRQRLMLFARSEKDLEKMLAVFTTYS comes from the coding sequence ATGGTTTGGGATGCTACTAATATCTTTTTGTTCGCGGCAAACATCTTGACGATACTGTATATTTTGTATAATGATGCAGTAATTCCACTTTGGAAAGGTAAGACGGTTTTAAGTATCAAATTGCGTTCTCGTGGTCGTTGGGACGGCTATATTTTTGTCGGGATTATCGTTCTGTTATTCGTTTCTAATACGTTCTTTCGTGAAGGACCATTTTCCACTTCTGTGCTACTTGGGATTATGGGTGTACTTTTCATCTATATTTGCTTCTTCCGTAGTTCGAAAGCTGTTTTCAAAGAATCTGGACTTTTTTATGCCCTACTATTCTTCCCTTATGCCAAAATCGAGCGGATGAATTTATCAGAGGACGGCGTGCTTGTGATTGAAACCAATCGCCAACGCTTGATGCTGTTTGCAAGATCAGAGAAAGATTTAGAGAAAATGCTTGCTGTATTTACTACATATAGCTAA
- a CDS encoding PTS mannose transporter subunit IID — protein sequence MSEQITVNEKKITKSDLMGVFVRSNLFQGSWNFERMQSLGFCFSVIPVIKRLYPEKGPEREQAIKRHLEFFNTHPYMAAPILGVTTAMEEQKANGADIDDGAINGIKVGLMGPLAGVGDPIFWGTVRPVLAALGAGFATDGSIIGPILFFVLFNAIRLSFRYWGVFYGYTKGTDVVSDMSGGLLQKLTEGASILGLFVMGALVNKWTTIYVPLVAYTTEDSKTGKDVPTTVQSILDQLMPGLLALLLTFACMWILKKKVNALWLILGLFVVGILGYWSGILGLPPAGYSPLG from the coding sequence ATGAGTGAACAAATTACAGTTAATGAAAAGAAAATAACGAAAAGTGATTTAATGGGCGTGTTCGTTCGTTCCAACCTCTTCCAAGGGTCGTGGAACTTTGAGCGTATGCAATCACTAGGGTTCTGTTTCTCAGTAATCCCCGTGATTAAACGTCTTTATCCTGAAAAAGGACCTGAAAGAGAACAAGCTATCAAACGTCACCTTGAATTCTTTAATACACATCCATATATGGCCGCACCAATCTTAGGTGTAACAACCGCGATGGAAGAACAAAAAGCCAATGGTGCTGATATTGACGATGGCGCTATCAATGGTATTAAAGTAGGTCTAATGGGACCACTTGCCGGCGTTGGGGATCCAATTTTCTGGGGAACTGTTCGTCCAGTACTTGCCGCTTTAGGTGCCGGTTTTGCGACTGACGGTAGTATTATCGGACCAATTTTATTCTTCGTACTATTTAATGCGATTCGCTTAAGTTTCCGTTATTGGGGCGTGTTCTACGGATATACAAAAGGTACGGATGTCGTATCTGATATGTCAGGCGGCTTGCTTCAAAAACTAACAGAAGGAGCTTCCATTCTCGGACTATTCGTTATGGGTGCCCTCGTTAATAAATGGACCACAATCTATGTTCCACTAGTAGCTTATACAACAGAAGACTCTAAAACTGGTAAAGACGTTCCAACTACTGTTCAAAGTATCTTGGACCAATTAATGCCAGGTCTTCTTGCCCTTCTACTTACATTCGCTTGTATGTGGATACTCAAGAAAAAAGTCAATGCTTTATGGTTAATTTTAGGACTATTCGTTGTTGGTATTCTAGGTTACTGGTCTGGAATCTTAGGACTTCCACCAGCTGGGTATTCACCGCTTGGGTAA
- a CDS encoding PTS mannose/fructose/sorbose transporter subunit IIC, whose amino-acid sequence MSAIQLILVFLVSCISGMGSILDEWQTHRPLIACTLIGLVLGDITTGIIIGGTLEMIALGWMNIGAAVAPDAALASIISTILVITGGQDISVGISLAIPLAALGQVLTILVRTITVAFQHMADKAGKEGNLRSLDWIHVSALLLQAMRIAIPAVIVAVTVGTSVVENLLNAIPDVIVNGLNVAGGFIVVVGYAMVINMMSAKYLMPFFFLGFVVAAFTQFNLVALGVLGLVAAIIYIQLNPKYQLKEAIQQYGGGGGGRASDDLDDDLDD is encoded by the coding sequence ATGTCAGCAATACAATTAATCCTTGTATTCCTCGTATCGTGTATTAGTGGTATGGGTAGTATTTTGGATGAGTGGCAAACCCACCGTCCATTGATTGCCTGTACATTGATTGGTCTTGTTCTTGGGGATATTACAACGGGTATTATTATTGGGGGTACACTTGAAATGATCGCGCTTGGATGGATGAACATCGGGGCTGCGGTTGCTCCAGATGCTGCCCTTGCATCTATTATTTCTACCATCTTAGTTATTACAGGGGGACAAGATATCAGTGTAGGGATTTCACTTGCTATTCCTTTAGCTGCTCTTGGTCAAGTACTTACTATCCTAGTTCGTACAATTACAGTTGCATTCCAACATATGGCTGATAAAGCTGGTAAGGAAGGTAACCTGCGAAGTCTCGACTGGATACATGTTTCAGCACTACTACTTCAAGCTATGCGTATCGCAATTCCAGCCGTTATCGTTGCGGTAACAGTTGGTACAAGCGTCGTAGAAAATTTACTCAATGCCATTCCGGACGTTATCGTTAATGGTCTAAACGTAGCTGGTGGATTTATCGTTGTTGTTGGTTACGCAATGGTTATTAACATGATGTCAGCTAAATATTTAATGCCTTTCTTCTTCTTAGGTTTTGTTGTAGCAGCATTTACTCAATTCAACTTAGTAGCACTAGGTGTTTTAGGACTAGTTGCAGCAATCATTTACATCCAACTAAACCCTAAATATCAATTGAAAGAAGCTATCCAACAATACGGCGGGGGCGGCGGCGGACGAGCATCAGATGATCTCGACGACGACCTTGACGACTAA
- a CDS encoding mannose/fructose/sorbose PTS transporter subunit IIB — MDIRLARIDDRLIHGQVATVWTKETQVERIIVISDDVAKDEVRKTLLTQVAPPGVKASVVDVQKGIRVYNNPKYATTPVMFLFTNPTDVLTLVEAGVNITTVNIGGMAFREGKHMITNAVSVDATDEAAFRKLDEKGIELEIRKVASDNKVKLIPLLDKDK; from the coding sequence ATGGATATTCGCTTAGCACGTATTGATGACCGCTTAATTCATGGTCAAGTAGCAACAGTTTGGACAAAAGAAACACAGGTGGAACGTATCATCGTTATTAGTGATGATGTCGCTAAAGATGAAGTACGTAAAACACTTTTAACACAAGTAGCACCCCCAGGCGTTAAAGCAAGTGTCGTTGATGTACAAAAAGGGATTCGCGTATACAACAACCCAAAATATGCTACAACCCCTGTTATGTTCTTGTTCACTAACCCTACAGATGTATTAACGCTAGTAGAAGCTGGTGTCAATATCACAACTGTAAATATTGGTGGCATGGCATTCCGCGAAGGAAAACACATGATTACCAATGCTGTATCTGTTGACGCAACGGACGAAGCAGCATTCCGCAAATTGGATGAAAAAGGAATCGAACTTGAAATTCGTAAAGTCGCTTCTGACAATAAAGTTAAACTGATCCCATTACTAGATAAAGATAAATAA
- a CDS encoding mannose/fructose/sorbose PTS transporter subunit IIA, giving the protein MPVGIIIGTHGEAARELLKSAEMIIGKQDNVEFITFVPGENTDTLITKYKEKLDKLDTSEGVIFMVDLFGGSPYNASSQIALPEDNMDVVTGVNIPMLLETLSMRAASNQKDLVETALTAGSGGVKSLKQSLPKVETEVGEDDL; this is encoded by the coding sequence ATGCCAGTTGGGATTATCATTGGCACACATGGTGAAGCTGCGCGTGAATTGTTGAAATCAGCCGAAATGATTATTGGCAAACAGGATAATGTAGAATTTATCACTTTTGTTCCTGGAGAAAACACGGATACGCTTATTACCAAATATAAAGAAAAACTAGACAAATTGGATACTTCTGAAGGCGTCATTTTTATGGTTGATTTATTTGGTGGCAGTCCTTATAATGCATCTAGCCAAATCGCCCTTCCAGAAGACAATATGGATGTTGTCACTGGTGTGAATATTCCAATGTTACTTGAAACGCTCTCGATGCGCGCTGCAAGTAATCAAAAAGATCTAGTCGAAACAGCTCTTACAGCAGGATCAGGTGGCGTCAAGTCACTCAAACAATCATTACCAAAAGTAGAAACAGAAGTCGGGGAGGACGATTTATAA
- a CDS encoding sigma 54-interacting transcriptional regulator, producing MKRIDRIYEFILENPSTKTIREQLENNEGFTASTISETLSILRNNVSMELNELHRQGKIIKIVGRPVLYFPKRAVEDEIGRTLSDTELEFESCDALLKMLKPSIVERSPFDDLIGVNDSLKTPVEQAKAAVLYPPNGLHTMILGQTGVGKTLFANLMYRFSQHAKRLPADAPFIIFNCADYYNNPQLLMSHIFGHVKGAFTGAENDKGGLVEKAEGGILFLDEIHRLPPEGQEMIFYLMDSGTYNKLGETDRTRKSNVLIIGATTENPESSLLKTFMRRIPIIITLPSLEERTAFERVELLKYLLSSEAHRVNKPIRIEDEAAKALIGNTTYGNIGQLKSNIQLVCAQGFLNSFDKDEEILIDFKTLPINIKDGFFHFSNRRKELQAIAEYLEPYTTIFPELNNTLITSDEYEPNFNLYKIIEDKASILMDQGVEDDDIKKFIKMDIDIHLNSFYNKFKNTIHNRENILKIVNEEILNFAEGVELRIEHQLGKKLNERFLLAFSLHLTSFIKRIESNKPLKYTNIENVVNDQPEAYELSREIKDDIEATFHIRVPNMEVMYLTLLISSLLKEQENARVAVLVATHGNNTASSMVSVAKKLLGEGLVEGIDMPLDQSPKIVLDKLTERAKEMDMGRGLLLLVDMGSLTSFAPVISERTGIPVRSIDMVSTATVIEAVRKSNILDMELDSIYDSLKDFRGYGGYNSDDDTLDSNQKPHAIVTICATGEGTAEKLQLFIENILDTITTDAIKVIPIGLHEMDTRLEQLQEENDILMAVGIQDPKIQIPFIPLERLFGVDGEEQLVSLVKQRNIIVKTGETGRIAKEIIEESLNEFLTYLNPKKTIEILSSFATVLEKKLGYKLDNTFKINLLIHVGCALERMVLNDGLVYRDPKTMLETDIFQALEQTNKEVIYKMNLKLTNDELCYLYDILNEIQPEVLS from the coding sequence ATGAAGCGTATTGACCGTATTTATGAATTTATTTTAGAAAATCCTTCCACGAAGACTATTCGCGAGCAATTAGAGAATAATGAAGGTTTTACAGCAAGTACGATTTCGGAAACATTATCTATTTTAAGAAATAATGTCAGTATGGAATTGAACGAACTTCACAGACAAGGAAAAATCATTAAAATCGTTGGCCGACCAGTGCTTTATTTTCCTAAACGAGCTGTTGAAGATGAAATTGGACGTACCCTTTCCGATACTGAACTCGAATTTGAAAGCTGCGACGCCCTCTTAAAAATGTTAAAACCTAGCATTGTCGAAAGAAGCCCTTTTGACGATCTCATTGGCGTGAATGATAGTCTTAAAACCCCAGTCGAACAAGCAAAAGCTGCCGTACTTTATCCACCAAATGGCTTACATACTATGATTCTCGGACAAACTGGTGTTGGTAAAACGCTCTTTGCTAATCTAATGTATCGTTTCTCGCAACATGCCAAACGCCTACCTGCCGATGCGCCGTTTATTATTTTCAACTGCGCAGATTACTATAATAACCCACAACTCTTGATGTCCCATATTTTCGGCCATGTGAAAGGTGCTTTTACCGGCGCTGAAAATGACAAAGGTGGACTTGTTGAAAAAGCAGAAGGCGGTATTTTGTTCCTTGATGAAATTCACCGTCTCCCACCAGAAGGCCAAGAAATGATTTTTTATTTGATGGATTCTGGCACATATAATAAACTTGGCGAAACTGACCGGACACGCAAATCCAATGTTTTAATTATCGGTGCTACAACAGAAAATCCGGAATCTTCCCTTTTGAAAACGTTTATGCGCCGTATTCCGATTATTATTACCCTACCAAGTTTGGAAGAACGTACGGCTTTTGAACGCGTTGAATTGCTGAAATACTTGCTTTCCAGTGAAGCGCATCGTGTCAATAAACCGATTCGCATTGAAGATGAAGCTGCGAAAGCCTTGATTGGAAATACGACTTACGGAAATATCGGACAACTGAAATCCAATATTCAGCTCGTCTGCGCGCAAGGTTTCCTCAATAGTTTTGACAAAGACGAAGAAATTTTGATTGATTTTAAAACGCTGCCGATTAATATTAAAGACGGTTTCTTCCACTTTAGTAATCGCCGCAAGGAACTTCAAGCGATTGCCGAATACTTGGAACCATATACGACAATTTTCCCAGAACTAAATAATACTTTAATTACGTCAGACGAATATGAGCCAAACTTCAACCTTTACAAGATTATTGAAGATAAAGCGTCGATTTTAATGGATCAAGGTGTGGAAGATGATGATATTAAGAAATTTATTAAGATGGATATTGATATTCATCTCAACAGTTTTTACAACAAATTTAAAAATACCATCCACAATCGCGAAAATATTTTAAAAATCGTTAATGAAGAAATTTTGAATTTTGCGGAAGGTGTCGAGCTACGAATTGAACATCAGCTTGGTAAAAAGTTGAATGAGCGCTTCCTGCTTGCGTTTAGTCTGCACCTTACTTCTTTTATTAAACGCATTGAAAGTAATAAACCGTTAAAATATACGAATATCGAAAATGTTGTCAATGATCAACCAGAAGCCTATGAATTGTCGCGTGAAATTAAAGATGATATCGAAGCTACTTTCCACATTCGCGTTCCCAATATGGAAGTGATGTATTTAACGCTATTAATTAGTTCCCTTTTAAAAGAACAAGAAAATGCTCGTGTGGCGGTTCTTGTGGCGACGCATGGTAATAATACGGCTAGTAGTATGGTGAGTGTGGCGAAGAAACTGCTCGGTGAAGGTTTAGTGGAAGGTATTGATATGCCGCTGGATCAAAGTCCGAAAATCGTGCTTGATAAACTGACCGAGCGTGCGAAAGAAATGGATATGGGACGTGGCCTCTTGCTGCTTGTTGATATGGGCTCACTGACAAGTTTTGCCCCGGTTATTTCGGAACGTACTGGTATTCCGGTTCGCTCGATTGATATGGTTTCAACCGCAACCGTTATCGAAGCAGTCCGCAAATCCAATATTCTTGATATGGAACTTGATAGTATTTACGATTCGTTGAAAGACTTCCGTGGTTACGGCGGCTATAATTCCGATGATGATACGCTCGACTCCAACCAAAAACCGCACGCGATCGTTACGATTTGCGCGACCGGCGAAGGTACGGCAGAAAAACTACAACTGTTTATCGAAAACATTTTAGATACGATTACAACGGACGCTATCAAAGTCATTCCAATCGGCTTGCATGAAATGGATACGCGATTAGAGCAGCTTCAAGAAGAAAATGATATATTGATGGCGGTTGGTATTCAAGATCCAAAAATCCAAATCCCCTTCATCCCGCTCGAACGACTTTTTGGCGTTGATGGCGAGGAACAACTAGTCAGCCTAGTGAAACAACGCAATATTATTGTTAAAACTGGCGAAACTGGTCGAATCGCGAAAGAAATTATCGAAGAAAGCTTGAACGAATTTCTAACCTATCTCAATCCGAAGAAAACGATTGAAATTTTAAGCTCATTTGCAACTGTTCTAGAGAAAAAACTGGGTTACAAACTCGATAATACATTCAAAATCAATTTACTCATTCATGTCGGTTGCGCTTTGGAACGTATGGTTTTAAATGACGGATTAGTTTATCGTGATCCTAAAACGATGCTCGAAACAGACATTTTCCAAGCACTCGAACAAACAAATAAAGAAGTTATCTACAAAATGAACTTAAAACTAACCAATGATGAGCTTTGTTATTTGTATGATATTTTGAACGAAATCCAACCAGAAGTACTTTCATAG